A window of the Labeo rohita strain BAU-BD-2019 chromosome 1, IGBB_LRoh.1.0, whole genome shotgun sequence genome harbors these coding sequences:
- the fbxl18 gene encoding F-box/LRR-repeat protein 18 isoform X2 — translation MDNQIETALCCSDSISQTCVTISDFSDEILLNILRFIPSHDLMLNVSQVCRKLRTLCLDKSLRAHVQLHKEYTANDDAVKQLLKNVSCDMQALNLSGCYWLAGSTMDQVTRYVGPGFDLHQLSAEGKSALARLQELKQTLLTPSYGVVPCCSALRSLHLYLEASEGWREAGGCAQLMVGQSSVPHYQNLRWFSARLAPGEVNRTLLALYLAVFSMRVPEGLKGLVLSVPGPPPPRTVAMTALMESMASTVGNTVSALQLPRTCLDGAILGRLLAHGSPEYLNFSRCSSPGFNPLHVLLSAGCDLTPLRSLNLRACGRGPLSESCGKGDEEMDTESVKALTECCPHLIHLNLSATHYHHASGQDGHLCGTLGRFNALCSLALPVCALAQSPPAPMNIQDSNTDLSSRSLLLGLKKSTRIGVPTYRPTTEVTVGQGEERQDRGFCIQPLLQGCPHLVELELIGAGFSSAMPRNEPAMRKDPTACSWSYNVGDGELAALGGMKFLRKLTLAHLPGVLKGTGLIELVQGCKDLRSLSLANLGSLKTMNYTQALLEALSNCTQLRDLRLEQPYFNANAAFFEVLSQCHQLRRLCLVSRHGIFQSAAVAAFMKSCADVIMCHMFMGGTLVACKTLQKTLLDSFSISRPALSVVIYPLLHEDLAQVIRGMPLCHLDEITLFKSRVAEEPMK, via the exons ATGGATAATCAAATTGAAACG GCTCTGTGCTGCTCAGACAGCATTTCCCAGACCTGTGTCACCATCTCAGACTTCTCAGATGAGATTTTACTGAATATCCTGCGATTCATACCAAGCCATGACCTGATGCTCAATGTGAGTCAAGTGTGCCGGAAACTTCGAACTCTCTGTCTGGACAAGAGCTTGAGAGCCCATGTACAGCTGCATAAAGAATACACA GCAAACGACGATGCTGTGAAGCAGCTCTTGAAGAACGTTTCCTGTGACATGCAGGCTTTAAACCTGAGTGGTTGCTATTGGTTGGCCGGCTCTACGATGGATCAAGTCACTCGCT ATGTGGGGCCGGGGTTTGACCTCCATCAGCTCAGCGCTGAGGGCAAGTCTGCTTTGGCACGTCTGCAGGAGCTCAAGCAGACGTTGCTGACTCCCTCGTACGGCGTAGTGCCATGCTGCAGTGCCCTACGCAGCCTGCACCTCTATCTAGAGGCCAGCGAGGGTTGGAGGGAAGCGGGCGGTTGCGCGCAGCTGATGGTGGGCCAAAGCAGCGTGCCGCACTATCAGAACCTGCGTTGGTTCTCCGCACGCCTGGCGCCTGGTGAAGTCAATCGCACTCTGTTGGCACTCTACTTGGCTGTTTTCAGTATGAGAGTTCCGGAGGGTCTTAAGGGACTGGTACTGTCTGTGCCAGGTCCCCCACCACCAAGGACGGTTGCAATGACGGCCCTAATGGAGAGCATGGCGTCAACGGTGGGAAACACTGTTAGCGCTCTCCAGCTTCCACGTACGTGTTTGGACGGTGCTATACTTGGGCGGCTCTTGGCGCATGGATCCCCCGAATACCTGAATTTCTCACGTTGTTCATCTCCAGGGTTCAACCCTCTACATGTGCTCCTTAGTGCGGGTTGCGACCTCACACCCTTAAGGAGTCTTAACCTGCGCGCATGTGGCCGAGGACCTCTCTCCGAGAGCTGTGGGAAGGGTGACGAGGAGATGGACACGGAGAGCGTCAAAGCGCTTACTGAATGTTGCCCGCATCTTATTCACCTTAATTTATCTGCAACACACTACCACCATGCTTCTGGGCAGGATGGACACTTGTGTGGCACTTTAGGACGTTTCAATGCCTTGTGCTCCTTGGCACTTCCGGTGTGTGCCTTGGCACAGTCCCCTCCAGCACCCATGAACATTCAAGACTCCAACACCGACCTGTCCTCAAGATCACTACTTCTCGGGCTTAAAAAGAGCACTCGCATCGGTGTACCCACATATCGACCCACAACAGAGGTCACCGTGGGTCAAGGCGAAGAGCGGCAGGATAGAGGCTTTTGCATTCAGCCTCTGCTTCAAGGTTGCCCGCATCTAGTGGAGCTGGAGTTGATTGGCGCAGGATTTTCCTCTGCCATGCCACGCAATGAGCCGGCCATGCGTAAGGACCCCACTGCGTGCTCCTGGTCCTACAATGTTGGAGATGGTGAGTTAGCTGCTTTGGGAGGGATGAAATTTTTGCGCAAGCTCACCCTCGCTCACTTACCGGGAGTTCTGAAGGGGACGGGACTAATCGAGCTGGTTCAGGGGTGCAAGGATCTTCGTTCGTTATCGCTGGCAAATCTTGGATCTTTAAAGACCATGAACTACACACAGGCGCTTCTGGAGGCTCTTTCCAACTGTACACAACTCAGGGACTTAAG GCTGGAGCAGCCCTACTTTAATGCGAACGCTGCGTTTTTTGAAGTACTCAGTCAGTGTCACCAGCTGAGGCGTCTGTGCTTAGTTTCTCGACATGGCATCTTCCAGTCCGCCGCTGTGGCGGCCTTCATGAAGAGCTGCGCTGATGTCATTATGTGCCACATGTTCATGGGTGGTACCCTGGTGGCCTGTAAAACACTGCAGAAAACCCTGCTCGACAG TTTTTCAATATCTCGTCCAGCCCTTAGCGTGGTGATTTACCCTTTATTGCATGAGGATCTGGCCCAAGTGATCAGAGGTATGCCACTTTGCCATCTGGACGAGATCACGCTTTTCAAAAGCCGTGTCGCTGAAGAGCCTATGAAATAG
- the fbxl18 gene encoding F-box/LRR-repeat protein 18 isoform X1 produces MDNQIETALCCSDSISQTCVTISDFSDEILLNILRFIPSHDLMLNVSQVCRKLRTLCLDKSLRAHVQLHKEYTANDDAVKQLLKNVSCDMQALNLSGCYWLAGSTMDQVTRCKSLVSLDLSGCRLTSVRLSHLLTSLRSLRTLALDVGPGFDLHQLSAEGKSALARLQELKQTLLTPSYGVVPCCSALRSLHLYLEASEGWREAGGCAQLMVGQSSVPHYQNLRWFSARLAPGEVNRTLLALYLAVFSMRVPEGLKGLVLSVPGPPPPRTVAMTALMESMASTVGNTVSALQLPRTCLDGAILGRLLAHGSPEYLNFSRCSSPGFNPLHVLLSAGCDLTPLRSLNLRACGRGPLSESCGKGDEEMDTESVKALTECCPHLIHLNLSATHYHHASGQDGHLCGTLGRFNALCSLALPVCALAQSPPAPMNIQDSNTDLSSRSLLLGLKKSTRIGVPTYRPTTEVTVGQGEERQDRGFCIQPLLQGCPHLVELELIGAGFSSAMPRNEPAMRKDPTACSWSYNVGDGELAALGGMKFLRKLTLAHLPGVLKGTGLIELVQGCKDLRSLSLANLGSLKTMNYTQALLEALSNCTQLRDLRLEQPYFNANAAFFEVLSQCHQLRRLCLVSRHGIFQSAAVAAFMKSCADVIMCHMFMGGTLVACKTLQKTLLDSFSISRPALSVVIYPLLHEDLAQVIRGMPLCHLDEITLFKSRVAEEPMK; encoded by the exons ATGGATAATCAAATTGAAACG GCTCTGTGCTGCTCAGACAGCATTTCCCAGACCTGTGTCACCATCTCAGACTTCTCAGATGAGATTTTACTGAATATCCTGCGATTCATACCAAGCCATGACCTGATGCTCAATGTGAGTCAAGTGTGCCGGAAACTTCGAACTCTCTGTCTGGACAAGAGCTTGAGAGCCCATGTACAGCTGCATAAAGAATACACA GCAAACGACGATGCTGTGAAGCAGCTCTTGAAGAACGTTTCCTGTGACATGCAGGCTTTAAACCTGAGTGGTTGCTATTGGTTGGCCGGCTCTACGATGGATCAAGTCACTCGCTGTAAGTCTCTGGTTAGCCTGGACCTTTCAGGCTGTCGATTGACTTCAGTTCGCCTCTCGCATCTGCTGACCTCTCTTCGTTCTCTACGCACATTGGCATTAGATGTGGGGCCGGGGTTTGACCTCCATCAGCTCAGCGCTGAGGGCAAGTCTGCTTTGGCACGTCTGCAGGAGCTCAAGCAGACGTTGCTGACTCCCTCGTACGGCGTAGTGCCATGCTGCAGTGCCCTACGCAGCCTGCACCTCTATCTAGAGGCCAGCGAGGGTTGGAGGGAAGCGGGCGGTTGCGCGCAGCTGATGGTGGGCCAAAGCAGCGTGCCGCACTATCAGAACCTGCGTTGGTTCTCCGCACGCCTGGCGCCTGGTGAAGTCAATCGCACTCTGTTGGCACTCTACTTGGCTGTTTTCAGTATGAGAGTTCCGGAGGGTCTTAAGGGACTGGTACTGTCTGTGCCAGGTCCCCCACCACCAAGGACGGTTGCAATGACGGCCCTAATGGAGAGCATGGCGTCAACGGTGGGAAACACTGTTAGCGCTCTCCAGCTTCCACGTACGTGTTTGGACGGTGCTATACTTGGGCGGCTCTTGGCGCATGGATCCCCCGAATACCTGAATTTCTCACGTTGTTCATCTCCAGGGTTCAACCCTCTACATGTGCTCCTTAGTGCGGGTTGCGACCTCACACCCTTAAGGAGTCTTAACCTGCGCGCATGTGGCCGAGGACCTCTCTCCGAGAGCTGTGGGAAGGGTGACGAGGAGATGGACACGGAGAGCGTCAAAGCGCTTACTGAATGTTGCCCGCATCTTATTCACCTTAATTTATCTGCAACACACTACCACCATGCTTCTGGGCAGGATGGACACTTGTGTGGCACTTTAGGACGTTTCAATGCCTTGTGCTCCTTGGCACTTCCGGTGTGTGCCTTGGCACAGTCCCCTCCAGCACCCATGAACATTCAAGACTCCAACACCGACCTGTCCTCAAGATCACTACTTCTCGGGCTTAAAAAGAGCACTCGCATCGGTGTACCCACATATCGACCCACAACAGAGGTCACCGTGGGTCAAGGCGAAGAGCGGCAGGATAGAGGCTTTTGCATTCAGCCTCTGCTTCAAGGTTGCCCGCATCTAGTGGAGCTGGAGTTGATTGGCGCAGGATTTTCCTCTGCCATGCCACGCAATGAGCCGGCCATGCGTAAGGACCCCACTGCGTGCTCCTGGTCCTACAATGTTGGAGATGGTGAGTTAGCTGCTTTGGGAGGGATGAAATTTTTGCGCAAGCTCACCCTCGCTCACTTACCGGGAGTTCTGAAGGGGACGGGACTAATCGAGCTGGTTCAGGGGTGCAAGGATCTTCGTTCGTTATCGCTGGCAAATCTTGGATCTTTAAAGACCATGAACTACACACAGGCGCTTCTGGAGGCTCTTTCCAACTGTACACAACTCAGGGACTTAAG GCTGGAGCAGCCCTACTTTAATGCGAACGCTGCGTTTTTTGAAGTACTCAGTCAGTGTCACCAGCTGAGGCGTCTGTGCTTAGTTTCTCGACATGGCATCTTCCAGTCCGCCGCTGTGGCGGCCTTCATGAAGAGCTGCGCTGATGTCATTATGTGCCACATGTTCATGGGTGGTACCCTGGTGGCCTGTAAAACACTGCAGAAAACCCTGCTCGACAG TTTTTCAATATCTCGTCCAGCCCTTAGCGTGGTGATTTACCCTTTATTGCATGAGGATCTGGCCCAAGTGATCAGAGGTATGCCACTTTGCCATCTGGACGAGATCACGCTTTTCAAAAGCCGTGTCGCTGAAGAGCCTATGAAATAG